In a genomic window of Thalassotalea piscium:
- a CDS encoding HDOD domain-containing protein, whose product MLIFENNKLVFPLYQRALSLMISKDFADQKGGKISLVQKQHSEQENSRRELLAVEQEAKKDKIIEQYGKAHFKTQMMSKFFSQLLAKVNNEFDDKDSLYVNELRIDNTASTILEVLAVKSASINKITPLIQSLPWLSNELINLVNKPQYRKRSDIQVTESHLALSYIGLNNLKLVMPTFMLKHWLPINSAPYPLLKRKLWNYALSVGLSAQLLANKYELDEFSAFTAGLFANIGLIIVARRVLENYNEMHKDEVREAYDNRDKRLHDILAEFEMSPELLLEQLIERNTQMSADIVELMRFDRLAVTEPLFDLAIIDDIEKMHPIAQMVAKAKAYVMFRSLAKEELISSDEAKAILSAVKLSPDDITLLKSSDIDHIKLNFE is encoded by the coding sequence ATGCTAATATTTGAAAATAACAAACTCGTTTTTCCTTTATACCAACGAGCACTCAGTTTAATGATCAGTAAAGACTTTGCTGACCAAAAAGGTGGCAAAATTTCTTTGGTACAAAAGCAGCATAGCGAGCAGGAAAATAGCCGTAGAGAATTATTAGCCGTTGAACAAGAAGCCAAAAAAGATAAAATAATAGAACAATATGGCAAAGCTCATTTTAAAACACAAATGATGAGCAAGTTTTTTTCACAACTTTTAGCAAAGGTTAATAACGAATTTGACGATAAAGACAGCCTTTATGTTAATGAACTACGCATTGATAACACTGCCTCTACTATTTTAGAAGTTCTTGCTGTTAAATCAGCCTCAATTAATAAAATTACACCACTCATTCAATCGTTACCTTGGTTATCTAATGAACTCATCAACTTAGTTAACAAACCTCAATATCGTAAGCGCTCTGACATACAGGTAACTGAAAGCCATTTAGCACTAAGTTATATTGGGCTCAATAACTTAAAGTTAGTCATGCCTACTTTTATGCTTAAGCACTGGTTACCCATTAATAGCGCTCCGTACCCATTACTTAAGCGTAAGTTATGGAACTATGCACTTTCTGTTGGTTTAAGCGCACAACTACTTGCTAATAAATATGAACTAGATGAATTCAGTGCATTCACGGCGGGGTTATTTGCAAATATTGGACTAATTATCGTCGCACGACGTGTATTAGAAAATTACAATGAAATGCATAAAGACGAAGTAAGAGAAGCATACGACAATAGAGATAAGCGTTTACACGACATCTTAGCCGAGTTTGAAATGTCACCCGAGTTACTTCTTGAGCAATTAATTGAACGAAACACACAAATGTCTGCCGATATAGTCGAGTTAATGCGATTTGACCGGTTGGCAGTAACAGAGCCTTTATTTGATCTTGCCATTATAGATGATATTGAGAAAATGCACCCTATTGCTCAAATGGTCGCTAAAGCAAAAGCCTATGTTATGTTTCGTTCACTAGCTAAAGAAGAACTTATTTCGAGTGACGAAGCCAAAGCTATTTTAAGCGCGGTTAAGCTTAGTCCCGACGATATTACACTGCTTAAAAGTAGTGATATTGATCACATAAAACTGAACTTTGAATAG
- a CDS encoding anthranilate synthase component II — protein sequence MLLMIDNYDSFTFNLVHYFTELGQEVKVFRNDEVTIEEIKTMPVEYIVISPGPCDPDSAGISLDVIKHFAGKIPLLGVCLGHQCIAQHFGAKVIKANKVMHGKTSKILHNKSSIFTSLNMPLNVTRYHSLIVDKNTLPDCLSITAWTATLNGEQDEIMALQHNTLAISSVQFHPESVLTEQGLTLLQNFITLYAKDNTKDKIEYY from the coding sequence GTGCTGTTAATGATCGACAACTATGACTCTTTCACCTTTAACCTTGTTCATTACTTTACGGAGCTTGGTCAAGAAGTAAAAGTGTTCCGCAACGATGAAGTGACCATTGAAGAAATAAAGACAATGCCTGTTGAGTATATTGTCATATCACCTGGCCCCTGTGATCCTGACAGTGCCGGTATATCTCTCGATGTAATTAAGCACTTTGCAGGTAAAATCCCTCTTTTGGGCGTTTGCTTAGGTCATCAATGTATAGCACAACACTTTGGTGCTAAGGTGATTAAAGCAAATAAAGTAATGCATGGCAAAACCAGCAAAATTCTACACAATAAAAGCAGCATTTTTACCTCTTTAAATATGCCACTTAATGTTACCCGGTATCACTCGCTAATAGTAGATAAAAACACTTTACCAGATTGCTTATCAATAACAGCCTGGACTGCTACACTTAATGGCGAACAAGATGAAATAATGGCACTGCAACATAACACCCTTGCCATTTCGAGCGTTCAATTTCATCCAGAGTCCGTTTTAACTGAGCAAGGGTTAACTTTATTACAAAACTTTATTACTCTATATGCAAAAGATAATACAAAAGATAAAATAGAATATTATTAA
- the astA gene encoding arginine N-succinyltransferase: MIIIRPIQHSDYDALHRIAIESGHGFTSLPVNEELLKKRINHAQVSFQKAVTHPGDEGYLFVMEDTTTGQVVGTSGIEAAVGLDDAFYHYHLGKVVHNSRELNIYNTVETLSLCNDYTGASEICTLFLSESHRKNNNGRLLSRMRFLFIAEHRERFAKTVIAEMRGVSDDEGRSPFWSWLEEHFFSMDFPTVDYLSGIGKKGFIAELMPKYPIYVNLLSKEAQQAINKVHPKTVPALRLLEAEGFSRRGYIDIFDAGPTVEAETHTIKTLRESKKCQVIIGEVSTNEKYIVCNTNVANFRAIQTQLQLRETAKQAVITKQAAEALQVSDGDWIRLIRN; this comes from the coding sequence ATGATTATAATACGCCCTATTCAGCATAGCGATTACGATGCTTTACATCGAATTGCAATAGAATCAGGACACGGTTTTACATCACTTCCAGTCAATGAAGAGTTGTTAAAAAAACGTATTAACCATGCTCAAGTCTCCTTCCAGAAGGCTGTTACCCATCCTGGCGATGAAGGCTACCTGTTTGTTATGGAAGACACCACTACAGGCCAGGTTGTTGGTACTAGTGGTATAGAAGCCGCCGTTGGTTTAGATGATGCTTTTTATCACTACCATTTAGGGAAAGTTGTACATAACTCGCGCGAGCTTAACATTTATAACACTGTTGAAACGCTTTCTTTATGTAACGACTACACTGGTGCTAGCGAAATTTGCACTTTATTTTTAAGTGAATCTCACCGTAAAAATAATAATGGCCGTTTATTATCGCGTATGCGTTTTTTGTTTATTGCGGAGCATAGAGAACGTTTTGCAAAAACCGTTATTGCTGAAATGCGAGGTGTTTCAGACGATGAAGGTCGCTCACCATTTTGGAGTTGGCTTGAGGAGCATTTCTTCTCTATGGACTTTCCTACGGTTGATTACCTATCAGGCATTGGCAAAAAAGGCTTTATTGCCGAATTAATGCCAAAATACCCAATTTATGTAAACTTATTGAGTAAAGAAGCACAACAAGCAATTAATAAAGTACACCCTAAAACTGTACCTGCTTTAAGGCTTTTAGAGGCAGAAGGCTTTTCTCGTAGAGGATATATTGATATTTTTGATGCAGGTCCAACGGTAGAAGCAGAAACACATACAATAAAAACACTGCGTGAAAGCAAGAAATGCCAAGTAATTATTGGTGAAGTCTCAACAAATGAAAAATACATTGTTTGTAATACAAACGTTGCCAATTTTAGAGCTATCCAAACACAATTGCAGCTGCGTGAAACAGCTAAGCAAGCTGTTATCACTAAGCAAGCAGCAGAAGCATTACAAGTAAGTGATGGCGACTGGATCCGTTTAATTCGTAATTAA
- a CDS encoding YcbX family protein — protein sequence MSLITLSAINIYPIKSTAGISLSNTWIDDYGLSFDRRFVITDPQGQFISARTEPSLCLIQASITQQGLVITAPNMPMLEVNYTDFSSDYQSITVWNDTISSPQATQAIDHWFSVYLARPCKLHYFGEHSTRHVKDSKKQVSFADGYPLLLISQASLHYLNQRLISQDEQSVSMTHFRPNLVVDNTEAFAEDTWQRIRIGEVEFELVKPCSRCIMTTVNPTTGEKSNRQQPLKTLKEFRQADNGDVMFGQNLIALSNGQLCLGDEVTIIKQQSPLVFASKNNNSSNTADVDTPPSANSNIPTSPSLITKVQRKKRSVNILFDSWNKEIKANTKATILEQGENAGLILPYSCRGGMCGRCKIKVKSGQVKQLADDGLTNDEKNEGYVLACSSIPQSDLVLSKPSSTKQN from the coding sequence ATGAGCTTAATAACATTATCCGCTATCAATATTTACCCAATAAAGTCCACCGCAGGCATTTCCCTGTCAAACACCTGGATTGATGATTATGGTTTAAGCTTCGATCGTCGCTTTGTAATTACCGACCCTCAAGGCCAATTTATTAGTGCACGCACTGAACCTAGTTTATGTTTAATACAAGCAAGTATTACTCAACAAGGCCTAGTAATTACAGCACCAAACATGCCAATGCTTGAAGTTAATTACACTGATTTTTCTAGCGATTACCAGTCGATTACGGTTTGGAATGACACGATTAGCTCACCACAGGCAACACAAGCCATAGATCACTGGTTTAGTGTATATTTAGCACGCCCTTGTAAATTACATTACTTTGGAGAGCACTCAACTCGCCATGTTAAAGACAGCAAAAAGCAAGTCAGCTTTGCTGATGGTTACCCATTATTATTAATTTCTCAAGCATCACTACACTACCTAAATCAACGTTTAATTAGCCAAGATGAACAGAGTGTTTCTATGACTCATTTTCGACCTAATTTAGTGGTAGATAACACCGAGGCGTTTGCAGAAGATACTTGGCAGCGAATTCGTATTGGTGAAGTAGAGTTTGAGCTAGTAAAACCATGTTCTCGTTGCATTATGACAACAGTAAATCCGACTACAGGAGAGAAAAGTAACCGCCAGCAACCACTAAAAACGCTAAAAGAATTTCGCCAAGCGGATAACGGTGATGTTATGTTCGGACAAAACTTAATAGCATTAAGCAACGGGCAACTTTGCTTAGGCGATGAAGTGACCATTATAAAGCAGCAGTCACCACTTGTTTTTGCCAGTAAAAATAATAACTCATCAAATACAGCTGATGTCGACACTCCCCCTTCAGCTAATAGCAATATACCAACGTCACCATCGCTAATAACTAAGGTTCAAAGAAAAAAACGTTCGGTAAATATTCTATTTGATTCTTGGAATAAAGAAATTAAAGCTAACACCAAAGCCACTATCTTAGAGCAAGGCGAAAACGCGGGGCTAATTCTGCCATATTCATGCCGAGGCGGAATGTGTGGTCGGTGTAAAATTAAAGTAAAAAGTGGTCAAGTAAAACAACTAGCCGATGATGGGTTAACTAATGATGAGAAAAATGAAGGTTATGTGCTTGCATGTAGCTCTATTCCTCAATCAGACCTGGTGCTAAGTAAACCGTCGTCAACCAAACAAAATTAA
- a CDS encoding DUF1338 domain-containing protein, which yields MTAQVTELFNNIWNNYLEVTPSAKEIHQLLGSGNDVINDHVAYRTFNIEKVGLEKLAQHLLALGYSECGEYHFEAKKLYAKHYEHTDSTMPKVFISELLVEKFSPAIQAIIHKVVDSIDESIIAQQSFLYSGKTWDISYSDYQALLVESEYAAWLSAWGYRANHFTVSINHLAQYQTIDAVNSKVKAGGFTLNATGGEVKGGEDVKLEQSSTLADKALVQFSDKAVEIPSCFYEFAKRYPLENGELYTGFVAASADKIFESTNAA from the coding sequence ATGACTGCACAAGTAACAGAACTATTTAACAACATCTGGAATAATTACCTAGAAGTTACCCCTTCAGCTAAAGAAATTCATCAATTGCTCGGCTCCGGTAACGACGTGATTAATGATCACGTTGCCTATAGAACGTTTAATATTGAAAAGGTTGGCCTTGAGAAGCTCGCACAGCATTTATTAGCATTAGGTTATAGTGAGTGTGGAGAATATCATTTTGAAGCTAAAAAACTCTATGCGAAGCATTACGAACATACCGATAGCACTATGCCAAAAGTATTTATTAGTGAATTATTAGTAGAAAAGTTTTCGCCTGCAATACAAGCGATTATTCATAAGGTAGTAGACAGCATAGACGAGTCTATCATTGCACAGCAAAGTTTTCTCTACTCTGGTAAGACTTGGGACATTAGCTACAGTGATTACCAAGCGTTGTTAGTTGAGAGCGAGTATGCTGCGTGGCTTAGTGCATGGGGTTACCGCGCAAACCACTTTACGGTAAGCATTAATCACTTAGCGCAATATCAAACGATTGACGCAGTAAATAGTAAAGTAAAAGCTGGCGGTTTTACACTTAATGCCACAGGTGGTGAAGTAAAAGGTGGTGAAGATGTGAAATTAGAACAGTCATCAACACTTGCAGATAAAGCATTAGTGCAGTTTTCAGATAAAGCGGTTGAAATACCCTCTTGTTTCTATGAATTTGCTAAACGTTATCCATTAGAAAATGGCGAACTGTATACAGGTTTTGTTGCCGCCTCTGCCGATAAAATATTTGAAAGTACAAACGCTGCTTAA
- the astD gene encoding succinylglutamate-semialdehyde dehydrogenase has translation MTHPIQLINGTWQVGLGHDVSSLNPAKNEIIWQGKSASAEQVNQAILSARKAFITWSTTSLDDRIALATKFAKVLEENKELLATTIALETGKPLWETRTEVGAMMGKIAISVKAYNERTGTVENPMPGAKAFIRHKPHGVVAVFGPYNFPGHLPNGHIVPALIAGNTIVFKPSELTPMVAELTLKLWQQAGLPEGVINLVQGEIETGKALASHPQIDGLFFTGSSNTGKLLHQQFSGQPGKILALEMGGNNPLIIKDVSDIDAVVHDIIQSAFITTGQRCTCARRLFIESGEKGDAIIAKLVASTAALKIGYFDDEDQPFIGSMISEKAALGLVAAQEQLIALGGKTLLALTHKEVNTGFVTPGIIDVTNIAEMPDEEHFGPLLKVYRYTDFDAAIAEANNTAFGLSAGLLCDNETDYQHFFTHIRAGIVNWNKPITGASSAAPFGGIGESGNHRASAYYAADYCAYPVASVEAEKISMPATLSPGLTIK, from the coding sequence ATGACGCACCCTATTCAACTAATTAACGGTACATGGCAAGTAGGTTTAGGCCATGATGTTAGTTCGCTCAACCCTGCAAAAAACGAAATTATTTGGCAAGGTAAAAGCGCCTCTGCAGAGCAAGTTAATCAAGCAATATTAAGTGCGAGAAAGGCATTTATTACTTGGTCTACAACCTCATTAGATGATCGAATTGCTTTAGCCACAAAGTTTGCAAAAGTATTAGAAGAAAACAAAGAGTTACTCGCTACAACTATCGCGTTAGAAACTGGAAAACCGCTTTGGGAAACTCGTACCGAAGTGGGTGCTATGATGGGCAAAATAGCAATATCAGTGAAAGCTTATAACGAGCGTACTGGTACAGTTGAAAACCCTATGCCTGGCGCTAAAGCATTTATTCGCCACAAGCCACATGGTGTTGTTGCTGTATTTGGCCCTTATAACTTCCCAGGTCACTTACCTAATGGTCATATCGTTCCAGCATTAATCGCCGGCAATACTATTGTATTTAAACCAAGCGAATTAACACCAATGGTTGCTGAGTTAACGTTAAAACTATGGCAACAAGCAGGTTTACCTGAGGGTGTTATTAACTTAGTACAAGGTGAAATTGAAACAGGTAAAGCGTTAGCAAGTCATCCACAGATTGATGGTTTGTTCTTTACCGGTAGCTCTAATACCGGAAAGCTATTACACCAACAATTTAGTGGTCAGCCTGGCAAGATTTTGGCATTAGAAATGGGTGGTAACAACCCATTAATCATTAAAGATGTTAGTGATATTGACGCCGTAGTTCACGACATTATTCAATCAGCTTTTATTACCACTGGCCAACGTTGTACATGCGCACGCCGCTTGTTTATAGAGTCTGGTGAAAAGGGTGATGCAATTATTGCCAAATTAGTGGCCTCTACTGCGGCTCTTAAAATTGGTTACTTTGACGATGAAGACCAACCATTCATTGGCTCAATGATTTCTGAAAAAGCAGCCTTAGGTTTAGTAGCAGCACAAGAACAACTTATTGCGCTGGGCGGTAAAACACTACTTGCACTTACGCATAAAGAAGTAAACACAGGCTTTGTTACACCCGGTATTATTGATGTTACCAATATTGCAGAGATGCCAGATGAGGAGCACTTTGGACCTTTATTAAAAGTTTATCGATACACTGACTTTGACGCGGCAATTGCAGAAGCAAATAACACTGCTTTCGGCCTTTCTGCCGGTTTGTTATGTGATAACGAAACTGATTATCAACACTTTTTCACTCATATTCGAGCAGGTATTGTTAACTGGAATAAACCGATAACAGGTGCAAGCAGCGCAGCACCTTTTGGCGGTATTGGTGAAAGCGGTAACCACAGAGCAAGCGCATACTACGCTGCCGACTACTGTGCTTACCCTGTAGCATCAGTTGAAGCAGAGAAAATTTCAATGCCTGCAACATTAAGCCCTGGCTTAACTATTAAGTAA
- a CDS encoding DUF6445 family protein has translation MMNNTATPAITYQINDQIKCKAMIVGQEKNIVLVIDDFSQNPSELVNAFINRNTHIKVEGDKNHYPGIHAEVNTLYTQQLYLALKPLIKEYYKLPVAYLEHIRSDFSIVLTRPEELNQEQCIPHYDSLGKGHIAVLHYLCHPPYLGTGFYRHKATGYESINRTRLAQYSQIIEKNIENKIFKNDYINRGNEHYELIDNVELKFNRLVVYPSQMLHSSLIDSKLITDDFDKGRLTLRTFLHF, from the coding sequence ATGATGAACAATACCGCTACACCGGCCATCACCTATCAAATTAATGACCAGATCAAGTGTAAGGCTATGATTGTCGGACAAGAAAAAAACATTGTACTGGTAATAGATGACTTTAGCCAAAATCCTAGTGAGTTAGTCAATGCATTCATTAACAGAAATACTCATATAAAGGTAGAAGGTGATAAAAACCATTACCCCGGCATTCACGCTGAGGTTAATACCCTATATACTCAACAGCTCTATCTAGCACTAAAACCACTCATTAAAGAGTATTATAAACTCCCTGTCGCATATTTAGAGCATATTCGCTCTGACTTTAGTATCGTTCTGACGAGGCCTGAAGAATTAAATCAAGAGCAATGTATTCCTCATTATGACTCGTTAGGAAAAGGCCATATCGCAGTGCTTCATTACTTATGTCATCCCCCTTACCTTGGCACAGGCTTTTATCGTCATAAAGCAACGGGCTATGAGTCAATTAACAGAACAAGGTTAGCGCAGTACTCACAAATTATTGAAAAAAACATCGAAAATAAAATATTTAAAAATGATTATATTAATCGCGGGAATGAACATTATGAGTTGATTGACAACGTTGAGTTGAAGTTTAACCGATTAGTTGTTTACCCTAGCCAAATGTTACATTCAAGTCTTATTGACAGTAAGTTAATTACAGATGATTTTGACAAAGGCCGATTAACGCTAAGAACTTTTCTGCACTTTTAG
- a CDS encoding aspartate aminotransferase family protein, with protein MTNHFPVNRALFDEVMVPNYSPSTVIPVRGQGSRVWDQQDREFIDFAGGIAVNCLGHCHPALVGALKDQADKIWHLSNVMTNEPALRLAKKIVDNTFADKVYFANSGAESNEAALKLARRWALEEHGADKTQIIAFKQGFHGRTFFTVTVGGQPAYSDGFGPKPADIVHAEYNNLDSVKALISDKTCAIVMEPLQGEGGIVSPTDEFVKGVRELCDQHNALLVFDEVQTGVGRTGDLYAYMGLGVTPDILTTAKALGGGFPIGAMITTTAIAKHLKIGTHGSTYGGNPLACAVSEAAFDTVNTPEVLKGVSDKAQLYVAGLNAINKKYNVFTEIRGKGLLIGAVLTDAYQGRAKDFLNAAMDEGVMTLVAGANIIRFAPSLVIPNEDIAEGLARFEKAVAKIVNA; from the coding sequence ATGACCAATCATTTTCCTGTTAATCGTGCATTATTCGATGAAGTAATGGTACCTAACTATTCACCATCAACGGTTATTCCTGTTCGCGGTCAAGGGTCAAGAGTATGGGATCAACAAGATCGTGAATTTATTGATTTTGCTGGTGGTATTGCCGTTAACTGTTTGGGTCATTGTCACCCAGCATTAGTTGGTGCACTGAAAGATCAAGCTGATAAAATTTGGCATTTATCTAATGTAATGACCAATGAACCGGCTTTACGCTTAGCCAAAAAAATAGTAGATAACACCTTTGCTGATAAAGTATATTTTGCTAACTCTGGCGCTGAATCAAACGAAGCAGCACTTAAATTAGCACGCCGCTGGGCCCTTGAAGAGCATGGCGCAGATAAAACACAAATCATTGCATTTAAACAAGGTTTTCATGGCCGTACGTTCTTCACTGTAACTGTTGGTGGCCAACCAGCATATTCTGACGGTTTTGGTCCTAAACCAGCCGATATTGTGCATGCTGAATATAACAATTTAGACAGCGTTAAAGCACTTATATCAGATAAAACTTGTGCCATAGTAATGGAACCATTACAAGGTGAAGGTGGTATTGTTTCACCAACTGATGAGTTTGTTAAAGGTGTTCGCGAACTATGTGACCAGCACAATGCATTACTAGTATTCGATGAAGTTCAAACAGGTGTTGGCCGTACGGGTGACTTATATGCATACATGGGCTTAGGTGTTACACCAGATATATTAACAACAGCTAAAGCATTAGGTGGTGGTTTCCCAATAGGGGCAATGATCACAACAACAGCTATCGCTAAACATCTTAAAATAGGCACTCATGGTAGTACTTATGGTGGTAACCCACTGGCTTGTGCAGTAAGTGAAGCAGCTTTTGACACAGTTAACACGCCAGAAGTTTTGAAAGGGGTTAGCGATAAAGCCCAACTTTATGTTGCCGGCTTAAATGCGATTAATAAAAAGTACAATGTTTTTACTGAAATTAGAGGTAAAGGCTTATTAATAGGGGCGGTACTAACCGATGCATATCAAGGCCGTGCCAAAGACTTTTTAAATGCAGCAATGGACGAAGGCGTAATGACCTTAGTTGCTGGTGCTAACATTATTCGCTTTGCTCCTTCTCTAGTGATTCCTAATGAAGACATTGCTGAAGGCTTAGCGCGCTTTGAAAAAGCAGTAGCAAAAATTGTTAATGCTTAA